DNA from Triticum aestivum cultivar Chinese Spring chromosome 7D, IWGSC CS RefSeq v2.1, whole genome shotgun sequence:
cgagggagagtttcgtcagcacgacggcgtgatgtcggtgatgatgaagctaccggcacagggcttcgcctaagcactgcaactatatgaccgaggtggattatgatggaggggggcaccgcacacggctaagagatcaatgaacAACTTGTGTGGcaatggggtgcccccctcccccgtatataaaggagtggaggaggcggagggccggccctctactatggcgcgccctggggagtcctactcccaccgggagtaggattccaccccttccaagtagtaggagtaggagagaaggaaggggaagagagaagagaaggaaggagggggcgccgcccctccccctagtccaattcggactaggccttggggggcgcgcggcctgccataggcagcccctctctctctcccctaaagcccaataaggcccatatactccccagcgaattcccgtaactctccggtactccgataaatacccgaaccactcagaacctttcagatgtccgaatatagccttccaatatatcgatctttacgtctcgaacatttcgggactcctcgtcatgtccctgatctcatccgggactccgaacagccttcgatacatcaaaacggcggaccctacgggttcgagaactatgtggacatgatcgagactcatctccggtcaataaccaacagcggaacctggaagctcatattggctcctacatattctacgaagatctttatcggtcaaaccgcataacaacatactatgttccctttgtcataggtatgttacttgcctgagattcgatcgtcggtatctcaatacctagttcaatctcgttactggcaagtctctttactcattccgtaatgcatcatcccgcaactaactcattagttacattgcttgcaaggcttatactgatgtgcattaccgagagggcccagagatacctctccgatactcggagtgacaaatcctaatcttgatctatgccaacccaacaaacactttcggagacacctgtagagcatctttataatcacccagttacgttgtgacgtttgatagcacacaaggtgttcctccgttatttgggagttgcataatctcatagtcatcggaacatgtataagtcatgaagaaagcaatagcaacatactaaacgatcaagtgctaagctaacggaatgggtcaagtcaatcacatcattctctaatgatgcgatcccgttaatcaaatgacaactcatgtctatggctaggaaacttaaccatctttgattcaacgagctagtcaagtagaggcatactagtgacactatgtttttctatgtattcacacatgtactaagtttccggttaatacaattctagcatgaataataaacatttatcatgatataaagaaatataaataacaactttattattgcctctagggcatatttccttcaagtacattcaataatgaatctaatggtattgatttattattgtatatgttaatatttttgtttataaactttgtcaaagtttacaaagcttgactttgacaaAAACTAATACGCgcactaaataaaaacggagggagtactagctagtGCGACTAGTACTAACTGAGTCTACATCGGGCAAAAAAACACTGGCATGCAGGATACCGGGTGAAGCATTACATGGAGCGAGTGGCCCGTTTGGGTTAACGGTGGCCGCACGGACCCAGCAGTGGGCCCCTCCACTTGGGCACGTGGTTGGCAGTGGAGGCGGCTGATGCACGCGCGTTATCTATCATCCGGAGGAAAGTAAGTGTTTTTCTTAAAATTTGTAAGGACGTGTGAACCTATGGGACTCGGCTTGCAAGCTGAGCCCGCAACACTTGGCACAACGGGCTCGAGATATATTGCCTTCAAAATATGTTTGTTGCGTTTTTTTGTGAGTTGAAAAAGAAAGCAACTGCTAGTACTTCTGTACCTGGCAGTTGagcagtactccctccgtttttatttactctgcatattagttttggctgaagtcaaatttcgtaaagtttgatcaagtttatagaaaataataAAATATTTACCGTATCAGATCTCTAAGgagtgaaagtacattcaataatgaatctaatggtattgatttattattgtatatgttaatatttttgtttataaactttgtgaaagtttacaaagcttgactttgacaaAAACTAATACGCgcactaaataaaaacggagggagtactagctagtGCGATTGGTACTAACTGAGTCTATATCCGGCAAAAAAAAACACTGGCATGCAGGATACCCGGTGAAGCATGACATGGAGCGAGTGGCCCGTTTGGGTTAGCGGTGGCCGCACGGACCCAGTAGTGGGCCCCTCCACTTGGACACGTGGTTGGCAGTGCAGGCGGCTGATGCACGCGCGGTATCTATCATCCGGAGGAAAGTAAGGGTTTTCCTTAAAATTTGCAAGTACGTGTGATCTCGGCTTGCAAGCTGAGCCCAAAACGCTTGCCACAACGGGCTCGAGATATATTGCCTTCAAAATATGTTTGTTGCGTTTTTCTGTGAGTTGAAAAAGAAAGCAGCTGCTAGTACTTCTGTACCTGGCAGTTGAGCAATactctccgtttttatttactgtgcatattagatttgactaaagtcaaacttcataaagtttgatcaagtttatagaaaacaattaAATATTTACCATATCAAATCTATATGaagtgaaagtacattcaataatgaatctaatggtattgatttattattgtatatgttaatatttttgtttataaactttgtcaaagtttacaaagcttgactttgacaaAAACTAATACGTgcactaaataaaaacggagggagtactagctagtGCGACTGGTACTAACTGAGTCTACATCCGGCAAAAAAAACACTGGCATGCAGGATACCCGGTGAAGCATGACAAGGAGCGAGCGGTCCGTTTGGGTTAGCGGCGGGCGCGCGGACCCAGCAGTGGCCCTTCCACTTGGACACGTGGTTGGCAGTGGAGGCGGCTGATTCACGCGCGTTACCTATCATCCGGAGGAAAGTAAGCGTTTTCCTTGAAATTTGCAAGGACGTGTGAACCCATGGGACTCAGCTTGCAAGCAGAGCCCGCAACGCTTGTCGCTTGGCACACCACAGGACGCCCAACGGCAGCGCAGGCGCGCGTGTGAACCCACGGGACTGCTGCtctcctctccctcgttccccACTGGCCACAGGATTGGCAGCGCGGGCGGATGGGCGACGTCACCATTGGCCAGCGTCACGGCTACGCTTGTCACCTAACTAAGCAATAGGAGTACACGTACCTGTGTTGGTGTTGAGCTAGCTTGCAGTTCCGGCCCGGGCTATAAATACGAGTAGACGCACCTGTGTTTCATCAGCTTCCGTACACAATTAAGTTGAGTCGAGTAGCACCACCACCAGCTAGCTAGCAATGGCCTGCGCACCCACCGATGGCCCCACCATGGAGATCAGCTGCGACGGCTCATCCGGACCCACCATGGACGTCCCCATGGTGCACAGAAGCTGCCCGCCCAGAGGCAGCGACGTCTCCACCGATTTCAAGGTGACTTGCGACTTCGGTGGAACCGTGGAGAACGCCAAGGTGAACGTCGGCAATCTGTATCTGCGCCAAATCTTTGCGGGCTGCAACACGAATCAGTCAGACGTGATACAGCCCAATGCTGCGACAGGGCTAGGTAAAACTGTTGTGAACAATTGGGGGATCTATGACGGCCCTTGCTCCGAGGCGAAACTGGTTGCCCAAACGCACGGCATGCACACACTTGCCGGCAAATGGAGCAATTGGTTCACCCTGGTGTTTGTGGTCGGAAGGTATGTTGCTTATCTCTTTGTTCCACGGTTTTTATTGTTTTACCTCTAAGGCCAATAATACATGGGAGTCTTTATTAGGGCATGAAACCACTGCTGATGAGACAGGCCTAATTATTATATTGGAACAAAATTGACTAGATTATATTTAATATTGTGCATGCAGGTTCAAAGGGTCCACTCTTCAGGTTATgggagctaatgatgatgatgaagcaaATGAGTGGGCCATTGTAGGTGGGACCGGTGAATTCGCAATGGCACGTGGTATCATCAACAGAAGAGTACATAGTGTTATAGGCAATACAACAACACAAGAGCTTACTATTGAATTTTTCTGCCGCATGAAGGAGGTAAGCGTACGTGTAACTAATTTCAGGTTCTCCACTTTGCATTATATATTCTGGTGGTCTCGGTGGTCACTTTGTATTATTATATATGGTAAAATACTTATCATTTCTTTTCCGTTATTATTTCGAATTAAGCTTAGTAGGGCTCGCAAAATAATATTTAGAGTTTCATTTGTAGCCTTTAGTGGCAATTTTTTATACAAACTGCGCCAAGGGTCCAATTGTAGCCCACAGTGGTAAATATAAACCCCACCGTGGGGCATAAACAGAACCCATCTCCTACCACCCATATAAAATGGGGAGAGCTAGGGAGAAGTAGAGGACTCTCCTTTTTTGGCCAATGACTCGTTTGGCTCTCTCATTTATTATTCCTTTGCTCTCTCATTTTGTTGGCCTAAACCAACACTCAAAATGCTTGTTCCTTCATATTCAGGTCGTCGTCTGTCCACCTACACAGATCGCACCACCTGCACAGATCGCTCCACCTACAGAGATCATTGCACCTACAAAGATCCCTGCACCTATAAAGCAAGGACCATGGGGTGGAATGACTGGAGGCTCCCTTCATGAGATGGGAGGCAAATCACGTCGTCTAGAAAGTGTAACAATCTACCATCATGGTGTAGTTGAAGGGTTACAGTTTTCCTATGTTGACGAAGACGGGCAAATCCACACCACTGATACTTGGGGTGTCAATCGGGGTCTATTCACAAACGAAGTGAGTAGATTTCATACTTTACCATGCATCTGCGTGCGGTTGTTTTGCAAATCATGTTGGTTCATGCCTGCCTTCATCATAGAAAAGACGATGCAGTTCTATGTTTGGTTAAAGTCAAACTAACTTAATTGGTTTTCTTGAAAATATTAACAAACAGTAAGACTCCAAACATAGGTATATATAGAGTATAATGAAAATATATATTATAATCCATAAAAATTGTACTCACTAAGTTTTTTACTTGTCGTATTAGTTTTGTTCTAAGTCAAGCATTTGTATCTTTGACTATATATAGATTCATAACATAAGATTTATGTTTTTAGATTTACTATGGGAAATACTTTTATAGTatataattcatatatatgttgcAAAACTATAAGGATGTTTTGAAATTGATTAGATGATTAAAGATAGTAACGTTTGACTTAAAGCACTGCGACCTATATATATGAATAAAAGTCTGTATAACAGAGAGTGTACGCATACTTGCTTATTTAGCAGTATGATATAAGGTAATATCTTTTTATGTAAATTAAGATAATTTGACCTAACACTATTTTAGAATTATATCTTTTTGGGAGCGATGGAGTTAGTAGCTATATATACATACGCCATCTAATAAATACTTTATGATACATCTAATTTTCCTCTTCACTAATTCTGCGCTCTTTTACAGATAAAGTTTGGCCCATCAGAGTTTGTGAAGCAGATCACTGGGGGTGGGACATTGGGATCCTGGCTGACACAATTTAAGATCGTCACCAACACCAATACGTATGGTCCTTTTGGAACTATCCCCAGCCAACCATTCAGCTATACCGTGCCGGAGAATGCGACCGTGGTGGGCTTCTTTGCAGAAACTCTAAATGTTTTCGTCACAAGGATTGGTGTTTACACCATTCCTAAATAATTCAGTATTCGACCCTGCTGCAGCCTGCAGCTACCTGCATGTTCCTCTTAATCATCAGAGTGTTTGATTTCCTACCTTTTCCGCTGTTCCAGCAATAAGATGGCTAGCTAACAAGGGTGTCCCCTTGTCTATGCCTGTTTTGTGGCTCTTCATAAATCAAATCGATCGTGTAACATTTTTATGTTGCTTGCCCTTTGCAATGTTCAATGATGTAATTTTCAGAGTTTGTTTTCCTCAGAATAAAACAGATCTGTGGAACGGTTCATGTGTAAATCCATATCttggtatatatagcatccacgtCTTCAAGCGTCCCTTTTGCTGTTTACGTATGGCCGCCCCAACGGTGCTACACCGTGTGCGGCTCTACCACTATATCACTGCTATTGTTGACTAAGCCTGGTCTCGTGAGCCCGCGCAGCCTCCTGCTGCACTCATGAAGAGTTTCTGCGAACATCGACCGCAGCTCTATAGCCACTTGCCAATGCCCGCCGGCCGCGTACTTGCTGCTCCAACCTTCGGTTCGCATCTTGCGTGTCCCACCGTGATTTTTGACGCAAGAGATAGAACCAGTCCAAAGTATGCTGACACGCCAATTAAGTATCCCATTGTGTGTTTCCTGCACTCATGGCAGACCTCTCCGTCGACGCGTTCCTCTTCTCCCAGATCTATGCAACCACATGAGATATACTATAGAACATTAACATGCCTGGCGATCCGCGTGCTCTGGCCTGAGGATCGACAGCAAAACCGTTGAGCCACTTGTACTAGGGCACCCTGAAATTATATAGGGATATGTTGACGTCGTCACTGTCAAGCACAAACACGTCTCTAATTTCGCGGCCATAGACCTGCTTGTTAGGCGGAGGCGGCCGGTAGGTCCGCCGGTGGGTAGTTGGCTTTCCTAGTTATTGCTCCAACATCCACTGGTACCTCAAGCCTTTCCAAGTGAAATGTGAAACATTCACTAATTGCTTGCAACGACCTGCTGATCTCATGCCATATTCCTTATTGTTTTCACCATTTTTGTTTCCGCTTTTATCTagcttcttttttttgcaaaaataaatgCTTGAGATGGAATATAGTACGCCAGATATGGTGGCTTCATTATTTTAATTATAATCTGCTCATGATGCGTGAGATGGAACATAGTACGCCAGCTGGTTCATCGGTAATTAGTGCTTAGCTAATGTTTTAAACTCTATTCTGAATATGCTGCTTAGAAAATTGTTTCTAAACTGCTCATGATTCGTGAGATGGAATATGCTAGTACGCCAGGCTCGATGAGCTGACCCTCTTCTTTTTCTATCGCTGCAACAGAAGTACAACATCAATCAACGGTCAACACTGACAAATCATGTCGCATGACCTCGATCTCACAGCGTGCTAATCATGTGAGATTCTTCCCCATGCATGCCCAATAGACCTGTCGTAGCTTCCGGATCCACTGGCATCGTCGAGACTGGTCTGATCCAGCACATTATCCCAAGTGACTGGAGATCGGATGACCTTCCAAGATGCCTGCTCATCGTTTTCTTTTTTGAACCAAGGGGCACAtgttgtgcaccatttttgttaaTAAAGGAGATAATAATTACAAGCAATCAATCCTTAGAGGTCAAATAGAGNNNNNNNNNNNNNNNNNNNNNNNNNNNNNNNNNNNNNNNNNNNNNNNNNNNNNNNNNNNNNNNNNNNNNNNNNNNNNNNNNNNNNNNNNNNNNNNNNNNNNNNNNNNNNNNNNNNNNNNNNNNNNNNNNNNNNNNNNNNNNNNNNNNNNNNNNNNNNNNNNNNNNNNNNNNNNNNNNNNNNNNNNNNNNNNNNNNNNNNNNNNNNNNNNNNNNNNNNNNNNNNNNNNNNNNNNNNNNNNNNNNNNNNNNNNNNNNNNNNNNNNNNNNNNNNNNNagagagagagagagagagagagagagagagagagagagagaaacttgaTGAAAAGGCAACTGTTCTCAAACAAAGCGCATGTCCTCCTACGAAACGGCCAGTCTCAATGGGGGTTTCAAAAGAGTATCATTCTCATTTAATGCAGTGATACATCAGCGAATTTGCTGACTTGGCAGGCTATTTatgaagagagagatagagagagtttCATCAGTGGCATAGTTACCTACACAAAGCTGACGCTCGTTGTTTATCTTCTTATCTTTTGATGAACAAGTATAATTATTTATATTTAGTTCCTCCATTTTGCTATGCATCTAGATGTAACGTATATCTATATACATAACAGCTATAATTAATATGTTGCTGAAGGTTTATATTAGTTTCTCGAGCATCTTAGCGACCTCAAATGTAAAAAAACATAAAACTACAACTTTGGTATAAAAAGTATGCTGCTGAAGTTGTAGATGTCATTGAGAGCT
Protein-coding regions in this window:
- the LOC123169240 gene encoding uncharacterized protein, which encodes MACAPTDGPTMEISCDGSSGPTMDVPMVHRSCPPRGSDVSTDFKVTCDFGGTVENAKVNVGNLYLRQIFAGCNTNQSDVIQPNAATGLGKTVVNNWGIYDGPCSEAKLVAQTHGMHTLAGKWSNWFTLVFVVGRFKGSTLQVMGANDDDEANEWAIVGGTGEFAMARGIINRRVHSVIGNTTTQELTIEFFCRMKEVVVCPPTQIAPPAQIAPPTEIIAPTKIPAPIKQGPWGGMTGGSLHEMGGKSRRLESVTIYHHGVVEGLQFSYVDEDGQIHTTDTWGVNRGLFTNEIKFGPSEFVKQITGGGTLGSWLTQFKIVTNTNTYGPFGTIPSQPFSYTVPENATVVGFFAETLNVFVTRIGVYTIPK